A single window of Papio anubis isolate 15944 chromosome 8, Panubis1.0, whole genome shotgun sequence DNA harbors:
- the MFSD3 gene encoding major facilitator superfamily domain-containing protein 3 isoform X2, whose amino-acid sequence MHGKLLPLAGLYLVQGLPYGLQSGLLPVLLRAGGLSLTRVGLAKVLYTPWLLKLAWAPLVDAQGSVRAWLTRSTAGLGLVCGLLAGLPPPGAGQAGLPAAVAGLLLLLNLGAAVQDVALDALAVQLLEPAELGPGNTVQVVAYKLGAALAGGALLALQPTLSWPQLFLLLAATYWLAAALAWAAPALRRLPQPAPSKQRPHTAHLLRDVLAVPGTLWTAGFVLTYKLGEQGASSLFPLLLLDHGVSAPELGLWNGVGAVVCSIAGSSLGGTLLAKHWELLPLLRSVLRLRLGGLACQTALVFHLDTLGASMGPGTILRGSALLSLCLQHFLGGLVTTVTFTGMMRCSQLAPRALQATHYSLLATLELLGKLLLGALAGGLADGLGPHPCFFLLLILSALPVLYLGLAPSTFL is encoded by the exons ATGCATGGGAAGTTGCTGCCGCTGGCCGGCCTCTACCTGGTGCAGGGCCTGCCCTACGGGCTCCAGTCCGGCCTCCTGCCCGTGCTGCTGCGCGCCGGCGGCCTCTCCCTGACGCGCGTGGGGCTGGCCAAGGTTCTCTACACTCCGTGGCTGCTCAAGCTGGCGTGGGCCCCGCTGGTGGACGCGCAGGGCTCGGTGAGGGCCTGGCTGACGCGCAGCACGGCAGGCTTGGGCCTGGTGTGTGGGCTCCTTGCCGGGCTGCCCCCGCCTGGAGCTGGCCAGGCCGGGCTGCCCGCCGCAGTGGCGGGGTTGCTGCTGTTGCTGAACCTGGGTGCCGCCGTGCAGGATGTGGCCCTGGACGCGCTGGCTGTGCAGCTGCTGGAGCCGGCCGAGCTGGGGCCGGGCAACACCGTGCAGGTGGTCGCCTACAAGCTGGGGGCCGCGCTAGCCGGAGGCGCGCTGCTGGCGCTGCAGCCCACTCTCTCGTGGCCGCAACTCTTTCTGCTCCTGGCTGCCACCTACTGGCTGGCCGCGGCCCTGGCCTGGGCTGCACCAGCCCTGCGGCGGCTCCCACAGCCGGCCCCGTCCAAGCAGCGTCCCCACACCGCGCACCTCCTGCGGGACGTGCTGGCTGTGCCGGGGACCCTGTGGACGGCAGGCTTTGTGCTCACCTACAAGCTAG GTGAGCAGGGCGCCAGCAGCCTGTTTCCTCTTCTCCTGCTGGACCATGGTGTTTCTGCCCCTGAGCTGGGACTGTGGAATGGTGTGGGTGCTGTGGTCTGCTCCATCGCTGGCTCCTCCCTGGGTGGGACCTTGCTGGCCAAGCACTG ggaaCTGCTGCCTCTGTTGAGGTCAGTGCTGCGGCTCCGCCTCGGGGGCCTAGCCTGCCAGACTGCCTTGGTCTTCCACCTGGACACCCTGGGGGCCAGCATGGGCCCTGGCACAATCTTGAGAG GGTCAGCCTTGCTGAGCCTATGTCTGCAGCACTTCTTGGGAGGCCTGGTCACCACAGTCACCTTCACTGGGATGATGCGTTGCAGCCAGCTGGCCCCCAGGGCCCTGCAG GCCACACACTACAGCCTTCTGGCCACTCTggagctactggggaagctgctGCTGGGTGCTCTGGCTGGAGGCCTGGCCGACGGGCTGGGGCCACATCCctgcttcttcctcctgctcaTCCTCTCTGCCTTGCCTGTTCTGTACCTGGGCTTGGCACCCAGCACCTTTCTCTGA
- the MFSD3 gene encoding major facilitator superfamily domain-containing protein 3 isoform X1, whose amino-acid sequence MHGKLLPLAGLYLVQGLPYGLQSGLLPVLLRAGGLSLTRVGLAKVLYTPWLLKLAWAPLVDAQGSVRAWLTRSTAGLGLVCGLLAGLPPPGAGQAGLPAAVAGLLLLLNLGAAVQDVALDALAVQLLEPAELGPGNTVQVVAYKLGAALAGGALLALQPTLSWPQLFLLLAATYWLAAALAWAAPALRRLPQPAPSKQRPHTAHLLRDVLAVPGTLWTAGFVLTYKLGEQGASSLFPLLLLDHGVSAPELGLWNGVGAVVCSIAGSSLGGTLLAKHWELLPLLRSVLRLRLGGLACQTALVFHLDTLGASMGPGTILRGERLALKREEKGPGAWGTADLCPPRVSLAEPMSAALLGRPGHHSHLHWDDALQPAGPQGPAGHTLQPSGHSGATGEAAAGCSGWRPGRRAGATSLLLPPAHPLCLACSVPGLGTQHLSLSWVAGLVNKATCA is encoded by the exons ATGCATGGGAAGTTGCTGCCGCTGGCCGGCCTCTACCTGGTGCAGGGCCTGCCCTACGGGCTCCAGTCCGGCCTCCTGCCCGTGCTGCTGCGCGCCGGCGGCCTCTCCCTGACGCGCGTGGGGCTGGCCAAGGTTCTCTACACTCCGTGGCTGCTCAAGCTGGCGTGGGCCCCGCTGGTGGACGCGCAGGGCTCGGTGAGGGCCTGGCTGACGCGCAGCACGGCAGGCTTGGGCCTGGTGTGTGGGCTCCTTGCCGGGCTGCCCCCGCCTGGAGCTGGCCAGGCCGGGCTGCCCGCCGCAGTGGCGGGGTTGCTGCTGTTGCTGAACCTGGGTGCCGCCGTGCAGGATGTGGCCCTGGACGCGCTGGCTGTGCAGCTGCTGGAGCCGGCCGAGCTGGGGCCGGGCAACACCGTGCAGGTGGTCGCCTACAAGCTGGGGGCCGCGCTAGCCGGAGGCGCGCTGCTGGCGCTGCAGCCCACTCTCTCGTGGCCGCAACTCTTTCTGCTCCTGGCTGCCACCTACTGGCTGGCCGCGGCCCTGGCCTGGGCTGCACCAGCCCTGCGGCGGCTCCCACAGCCGGCCCCGTCCAAGCAGCGTCCCCACACCGCGCACCTCCTGCGGGACGTGCTGGCTGTGCCGGGGACCCTGTGGACGGCAGGCTTTGTGCTCACCTACAAGCTAG GTGAGCAGGGCGCCAGCAGCCTGTTTCCTCTTCTCCTGCTGGACCATGGTGTTTCTGCCCCTGAGCTGGGACTGTGGAATGGTGTGGGTGCTGTGGTCTGCTCCATCGCTGGCTCCTCCCTGGGTGGGACCTTGCTGGCCAAGCACTG ggaaCTGCTGCCTCTGTTGAGGTCAGTGCTGCGGCTCCGCCTCGGGGGCCTAGCCTGCCAGACTGCCTTGGTCTTCCACCTGGACACCCTGGGGGCCAGCATGGGCCCTGGCACAATCTTGAGAGGTGAGAGGCTGGCtttgaagagggaggaaaaggggcCAGGAGCCTGGGGCACTGCTGACCTCTGCCCTCCCAGGGTCAGCCTTGCTGAGCCTATGTCTGCAGCACTTCTTGGGAGGCCTGGTCACCACAGTCACCTTCACTGGGATGATGCGTTGCAGCCAGCTGGCCCCCAGGGCCCTGCAG GCCACACACTACAGCCTTCTGGCCACTCTggagctactggggaagctgctGCTGGGTGCTCTGGCTGGAGGCCTGGCCGACGGGCTGGGGCCACATCCctgcttcttcctcctgctcaTCCTCTCTGCCTTGCCTGTTCTGTACCTGGGCTTGGCACCCAGCACCTTTCTCTGAGCTGGGTGGCTGGACTGGTCAATAAAGCCACGTGTGCCTAG
- the RECQL4 gene encoding ATP-dependent DNA helicase Q4 — MERLRDVRERLQAWERAFRRERGRRPSQDDVEAAPQETRALYREYRILKRTVGQAGGGPRSSELLPVAVEEAPESHCWGPHLNRAATHSPQHTPGRSCQGSVPDYGQRLKANLKRTLQAGPALGRRPWPLGRSSSKTPTPNPPGTGPVPTFAEKVSDEPPQPPGPQPRPGQLQHLQASLSQQLASLDLDWLQRCHSEIPDFMGAPKACRPGLGSEESQLLIPGESAVLGPGAGSPDPEASALQEVSIRAGSPQPSSSRGKKQRRNKELWGSPTQVQQQSSQAGPPSEGAGAVALEEDPPGEPVQAQPLQPCSSLSTPRYHRFSTSSQARAGKAEGTAHLHISRLARHDRGNYVRLNMKQKRYVQGRALRGRLLRKQAWKQKWRKKGECFGGGGATVTIKESCFLNEQFDHWAPQCPQPVSEEDTDPTGPESLVPAPQPVPGVPGLASTMLPLYSLGPSGQLAETPAEVFQALEQLGHQAFRPGQERAVMRILSGISTLLVLPTGAGKSLCYQLPALLYARRSPCLTLVISPLLSLMDDQVSGLPPCLKAACIHSGMTRKQRESVLQKVRAAQVHVLMLTPEALVGAGGLSPATQLPPVAFACIDEVHCLSQWSHNFRPCYLRVCRVLRERMGVHCFLGLTATATRRTASDVAQHLAVNEEPGLHGPAPVPANLHLSVSMDRDTDQALLTLLQGKRFRNLDSIIIYCNRREDTERIAALLRTCLHAAQGPGPGGCAPKTTAEAYHAGMCGRERQRVQRAFMQGQLRVVVATVAFGMGLDRPDVRAVLHLGLPPSFESYVQAVGRAGRDGQPAHCHLFLQPQGEDLRELRRHVHANGTDFLAVKRLVQRVFPACTCTRPSPEQEGTMGGERPVPKYSSQEAEELGVHQAAPGPRRTCVGHERALPVQLTVQALDMPEEAIETLLCYLELHPRHWLELLATTYIHCRLSCPGGPAQLQALAHRCPPLAVCLAQRLPEDPGQGSSSVEFDMVKLVDSMGWELASVRRALCQLQWDHEPRTGVRRRTGVLVEFRELAFHLRSPGDLTAEEKDQICDFLYGRVRARERQALARLRRTFQAFHSIAFPSCGPCLEQQDEERSTRLKDLLGRYFEEVEEEAQGPGDMEDTQGPEPGQARLQDWEDQVRCDIRQFLSLRPEEKFSGRAVARIFHGIGSPCYPAQVYGQDRRFWRKYLNLSFHALVRLATEELLRVAC, encoded by the exons ATGGAGCGGCTGCGGGATGTGCGCGAGCGGCTGCAAGCGTGGGAACGCGCGTTCCGGCGGGAGCGCGGGCGGCGGCCGAGCCAG GACGACGTGGAGGCGGCGCCGCAGGAGACCCGCG CGCTCTACCGGGAGTATCGTATTCTCAAGCGGACCGTGGGCCAGGCCGGCGGCGGGCCCCGCAGCTCCGAGTTGCTCCCCGTGGCCGTCGAAGAG GCGCCAGAGTCCCACTGCTGGGGGCCCCACCTGAATCGGGCTGCAACCCACAGTCCACAACATACGCCAGGGCGGAGCTGCCAGGGGTCGGTGCCGGACTACGGGCAGCGGCTCAAGGCCAACCTGAAACGCACCCTGCAG GCCGGACCAGCCCTAGGCCGCAGACCCTGGCCTCTAGGAAGATCCTCATCCAAGACGCCCACCCCAAATCCCCCAGGCACAGGGCCTGTCCCCACCTTTGCAGAAAAAGTCAGTGATGAGCCTCCACAGCCCCCTGGGCCCCAGCCAAGGCCAGGCCAGCTGCAGCACCTGCAGGCATCCCTAAGCCAGCAGCTGGCCTCCCTAGATCTTGACTGGTTACAGCGATGTCACAGTGAGATCCCAGACTTTATGGGGGCCCCCAAAGCCTGCAGGCCTGGCCTAGGCTCAGAGGAATCACAGCTTCTGATCCCGGGTGAGTCAGCTGTCCTTGGTCCTGGTGCTGGCTCCCCGGACCCAGAGGCTTCAGCCCTCCAAGAAGTCAGCATCCGTGCAGGGAGCCCCCAGCCCAGCAGCAGTCGAGGCAAGAAGCAGAGACGGAACAAGGAGCTCTGGGGGAGCCCCACACAGGTCCAGCAGCAAAGCAGCCAGGCTGGACCCCCATCGGAGGGGGCTGGGGCTGTCGCACTTGAGGAAGACCCTCCAGGGGAACCTGTACAGGCACAGCCACTTCAGCCCTGCAGCAGTTTGTCGACCCCCAGGTACCACAGATTCAGCACCTCCAGTCAAGCTAGGGCGGGGAAGGCTGAGGGCACAGCCCACTTGCACATCTCTAGGCTGGCCCGCCATGACAGGGGCAATTACGTACGGCTCAACATGAAGCAGAAACGCTACGTGCAGGGCCGGGCACTCCGTGGCAGGCTCCTCCGCAAGCAG GCATGGAAGCAGAAGTGGCGGAAGAAAGGGGAGTGTTTTGGGGGTGGTGGTGCCACAGTCACGATCAAGGAGTCTTGTTTCCTGAATGAACAGTTTGATCACTGGGCACCCCAGTGTCCTCAGCCAG TAAGTGAGGAAGACACAGACCCTACTGGCCCTGAGTCGCTGGTTCCTGCACCACAACCTGTGCCTGGGGTGCCCGGCCTGGCCTCCACCATGCTGCCACTCTACTCCTTGGGGCCCTCAGGGCAGCTGGCAG AGACGCCGGCTGAGGTGTTCCAGgccctggagcagctgggacaccaAGCCTTCCGTCCTGGGCAGGAGCGTGCAGTCATGCGGATCCTGTCTG GCATCTCCACGCTGCTGGTGCTGCCTACAGGTGCCGGCAAGTCCCTGTGCTACCAGCTCCCGGCGCTGCTCTATGCCCGGCGCAGTCCCTGCCTCACGTTGGTCATCTCTCCCCTGCTGTCACTCATGGACGACCAG GTGTCTGGCCTGCCACCGTGTCTCAAGGCAGCTTGCATACACTCGGGCATGACCAGGAAGCAACGGGAGTCTGTCCTGCAGAAG GTTCGGGCAGCCCAGGTACACGTGCTGATGCTGACACCCGAGGCACTGGTGGGGGCAGGAGGCCTCTCTCCAGCCACGCAGCTGCCTCCAGTTGCTTTTGCCTGCATTGATGAGGTCCACTGCCTCTCCCAGTGGTCCCACAACTTCCGGCCCTGCTACCTGCGCGTCTGCAGG GTGCTTCGGGAGCGCATGGGCGTGCACTGCTTCCTGGGTctcacagccacagccacacGCCGCACTGCCAGTGACGTGGCACAGCACCTGGCTGTGAATGAAGAGCCTGGCCTCCATGGGCCAGCCCCAGTTCCCGCCAACCTGCACCTTTCCGTGTCCATGGACAGGGACACAGACCAG GCACTGTTGACACTGCTGCAAGGCAAACGTTTTCGAAACCTGGATTCCATTATCATTTACTGCAACCGGCGCGAAGACACGGAGCGGATCGCTGCGCTTCTCCGAACCTGCCTGCATgcagcccagggcccagggcctgGAG GTTGTGCCCCCAAAACCACGGCCGAGGCCTACCACGCGGGCATGTGCGGCCGGGAACGGCAGCGGGTACAGCGGGCCTTCATGCAGGGCCAGTTGCGGGTGGTGGTGGCCACGGTGGCCTTCGGGATGGGGCTGGACCGGCCAGATGTGCGGGCTGTGCTGCATCTGGGGCTGCCCCCAAGCTTCGAGAGCTACGTGCAGGCTGTGGGCCGGGCCGGGCGTGATGGGCAGCCTGCCCACTGCCACCTCTTCCTGCAGCCCCAG GGCGAAGACCTGCGAGAGCTCCGCAGACATGTGCACGCCAACGGCACAGACTTCCTGGCTGTGAAGAGGCTGGTGCAGCGCGTGTTCCCAGCCTGCACCTGCACCAGGCCGTCCCCAGAGCAGGAAGGGACCATGGGTGGAGAAAGACCTGTGCCCAAGTATTcctctcaagaggctgaggagctTGGTGTCCACCAGGCAGCCCCAGGACCCAGAAGGACCTGTGTGGGCCATGAGCGGGCACTCCCAGTACAGCTTACCGTGCAGGCTCTGGACATGCCAGAGGAGG CCATCGAGACTTTGCTGTGCTACCTGGAGCTGCACCCACGCCACTGGCTGGAGCTGCTGGCAACCACCTATATCCATTGTCGTCTGAGCTGCCCTGGGGGCCCTGCCCAGCTCCAGGCCCTGGCCCACAG GTGTCCCCCTTTGGCTGTGTGCTTGGCCCAGCGGCTGCCTGAGGACCCAGGGCAAGGCAGCAGCTCTGTGGAGTTTGATATGGTCAAGCTGGTGGACTCCATGGGCTGGGAGCTGGCCTCTGTGCGGCGGGCTCTCTGCCAGCTGCAGTGGGACCATGAACCCAGGACAG GTGTGCGGCGCAGGACAGGGGTGCTTGTGGAGTTCAGGGAGCTGGCCTTCCACCTTCGCAGCCCAGGAGACCTGACCGCTGAGGAGAAGGACCAGATCTGTGACTTCCTCTATGGCCGTGTGCGGGCCCGGGAGCGCCAGGCCCTGGCCCGTCTGCGCAGAACCTTTCAGGCCTTTCACAG CATAGCCTTCCCCAGCTGTGGGCCCTGCCTGGAGCAGCAGGATGAGGAGCGCAGCACCAGGCTCAAGGACCTGCTCGGCCGCTACTTTGAGGAAGTGGAAGAGGAAGCACAGGGGCCGGGAGACATGGAGGACACGCAGGGCCCTGAGCCAGGGCAGGCCAGA CTCCAGGATTGGGAGGACCAGGTCCGCTGCGACATCCGCCAGTTTCTGTCCCTGAGGCCAGAGGAGAAGTTCTCGGGCAGGGCTGTGGCCCGCATCTTCCATGGCATCG GAAGCCCCTGCTACCCAGCCCAGGTGTACGGGCAGGACCGGCGCTTCTGGAGAAAATACCTGAATCTGAGCTTCCACGCCCTGGTGCGCCTGGCCACAGAAGAGCTCCTGCGGGTGGCCTGCTGA
- the GPT gene encoding alanine aminotransferase 1 isoform X1, with translation MPGETSDCKDYFYLATLDKGCLPWSGQRGRPAHWEAVVAAKQRSARVMASSTGDQSQAVRNGLRTKVLTLHSMNPRVRQVEYAVRGPIVQRALELEQELRQGVKKPFTEVIRANIGDAQAMGQRPITFLRQVLALCVNPDLLTSPSFPHDAKKRAERILQACGGHSLGAYSVSSGIQLIREDVAQYIERRDGGIPADPNNVFLSTGASDAIVTVLKLLVAGEGHTRTGVLIPIPQYPLYSATLAELGAVQVDYYLDEERAWALDVSELHRALCQARGHCHPRALCVINPGNPTGQVQTRECIEAVIRFAFEERLFLLADEVYQDNVYAAGSQFHSFKKVLMEMGPPYAGQQELASFHSTSKGYMGECGFRGGYVEVVNMDAAVQQQMLKLMSVRLCPPVPGQALLDLVVSPPAPTDPSFAQFQAERQAVLAELAAKAKLTEQVFNEAPGISCNPVQGAMYSFPRVQLPPGAVERAQELGLAPDMFFCLRLLEETGICVVPGSGFGQREGTYHFRMTILPPLEKLRLLLEKLSRFHAKFTLEYS, from the exons ATGCCTGGAGAGACATCTGACTGCAAAGACTATTTTTATCTTGCAACTCTTGATAAAGGCTGTTTGCCATGGAGT GGCCAGAGGGGCAGGCCTGCGCACTGGGAGGCCGTTGTGGCAGCGAAGCAGAGAAGTGCAAG AGTCATGGCCTCGAGCACAGGTGACCAGAGCCAGGCGGTGAGGAACGGACTGAGGACGAAGGTGCTGACGCTGCACAGCATGAATCCGCGTGTGCGGCAAGTGGAGTACGCAGTGCGTGGCCCCATAGTGCAGCGAGCCTTGGAGCTGGAGCAGGAGCTGCGCCAG ggtGTGAAGAAGCCTTTCACCGAGGTCATCCGTGCCAACATCGGGGACGCACAGGCTATGGGGCAGAGGCCCATCACCTTCCTGCGCCAG GTCCTGGCTCTCTGTGTCAACCCCGATCTTCTGACCAGCCCCAGCTTCCCTCACGATGCCAAGAAGAGGGCGGAGCGCATCCTGCAGGCGTGTGGGGgccacagcctgg GGGCCTACAGCGTCAGCTCCGGCATCCAGCTGATCCGGGAGGACGTGGCGCAGTACATTGAGAGGCGCGACGGAGGTATCCCTGCGGACCCCAACAATGTCTTCCTGTCCACAGGGGCCAGCGACGCCATCGTG ACAGTGCTGAAGCTGCTGGTGGCCGGCGAGGGCCACACACGCACAGGTGTGCTCATTCCCATCCCCCAGTACCCACTCTACTCGGCCACACTGGCAGAGCTGGGCGCAGTGCAGGTGGATTACTACCTGGACGAGGAACGCGCCTGGGCGTTGGACGTGTCCGAGCTTCACCGTGCACTGTGTCAGGCGCGTGGCCACTGCCACCCTCGTGCGCTGTGTGTCATCAACCCTGGCAACCCCACCG GGCAGGTGCAGACCCGCGAGTGCATCGAGGCTGTGATCCGCTTCGCCTTCGAAGAGCGGCTCTTTCTGCTGGCGGACGAG GTGTACCAGGACAACGTGTACGCCGCGGGCTCCCAGTTCCACTCATTCAAGAAGGTGCTCATGGAGATGGGGCCGCCCTATGCCGGGCAGCAGGAGCTCGCCTCCTTCCACTCCACCTCCAAGGGCTACATGGGCGA GTGCGGGTTCCGCGGCGGCTATGTGGAGGTGGTGAACATGGACGCTGCAGTGCAGCAGCAGATGCTGAAGCTGATGAGTGTGCGGCTGTGCCCGCCGGTGCCAGGCCAGGCCCTGCTGGACCTGGTGGTCAGCCCGCCCGCGCCCACTGACCCCTCCTTCGCGCAGTTCCAGGCT GAGAGGCAGGCAGTGCTGGCGGAACTGGCGGCCAAAGCCAAGCTCACCGAGCAGGTCTTCAACGAGGCTCCCGGCATCAGCTGCAACCCAGTGCAGGGCGCCATGTACTCCTTCCCGCGTGTGCAGCTGCCCCCGGGGGCGGTGGAGCGTGCTCAG GAGCTGGGCCTGGCCCCCgacatgttcttctgcctgcgcCTCCTGGAGGAGACTGGCATCTGCGTAGTGCCTGGGAGCGGCTTTGGGCAGCGGGAAGGCACCTACCACTTCCG GATGACCATTCTGCCCCCCTTGGAGAAACTGCGGCTGCTGCTGGAGAAGCTGAGCAGATTTCATGCCAAATTCACCCTCGAGTACTCCTGA
- the GPT gene encoding alanine aminotransferase 1 isoform X2: MRVPRGLGLGQALLGVMASSTGDQSQAVRNGLRTKVLTLHSMNPRVRQVEYAVRGPIVQRALELEQELRQGVKKPFTEVIRANIGDAQAMGQRPITFLRQVLALCVNPDLLTSPSFPHDAKKRAERILQACGGHSLGAYSVSSGIQLIREDVAQYIERRDGGIPADPNNVFLSTGASDAIVTVLKLLVAGEGHTRTGVLIPIPQYPLYSATLAELGAVQVDYYLDEERAWALDVSELHRALCQARGHCHPRALCVINPGNPTGQVQTRECIEAVIRFAFEERLFLLADEVYQDNVYAAGSQFHSFKKVLMEMGPPYAGQQELASFHSTSKGYMGECGFRGGYVEVVNMDAAVQQQMLKLMSVRLCPPVPGQALLDLVVSPPAPTDPSFAQFQAERQAVLAELAAKAKLTEQVFNEAPGISCNPVQGAMYSFPRVQLPPGAVERAQELGLAPDMFFCLRLLEETGICVVPGSGFGQREGTYHFRMTILPPLEKLRLLLEKLSRFHAKFTLEYS, translated from the exons ATGCGGGTGCCACGAGGGCTAGGCCTTGGCCAAGCCCTGCTGGG AGTCATGGCCTCGAGCACAGGTGACCAGAGCCAGGCGGTGAGGAACGGACTGAGGACGAAGGTGCTGACGCTGCACAGCATGAATCCGCGTGTGCGGCAAGTGGAGTACGCAGTGCGTGGCCCCATAGTGCAGCGAGCCTTGGAGCTGGAGCAGGAGCTGCGCCAG ggtGTGAAGAAGCCTTTCACCGAGGTCATCCGTGCCAACATCGGGGACGCACAGGCTATGGGGCAGAGGCCCATCACCTTCCTGCGCCAG GTCCTGGCTCTCTGTGTCAACCCCGATCTTCTGACCAGCCCCAGCTTCCCTCACGATGCCAAGAAGAGGGCGGAGCGCATCCTGCAGGCGTGTGGGGgccacagcctgg GGGCCTACAGCGTCAGCTCCGGCATCCAGCTGATCCGGGAGGACGTGGCGCAGTACATTGAGAGGCGCGACGGAGGTATCCCTGCGGACCCCAACAATGTCTTCCTGTCCACAGGGGCCAGCGACGCCATCGTG ACAGTGCTGAAGCTGCTGGTGGCCGGCGAGGGCCACACACGCACAGGTGTGCTCATTCCCATCCCCCAGTACCCACTCTACTCGGCCACACTGGCAGAGCTGGGCGCAGTGCAGGTGGATTACTACCTGGACGAGGAACGCGCCTGGGCGTTGGACGTGTCCGAGCTTCACCGTGCACTGTGTCAGGCGCGTGGCCACTGCCACCCTCGTGCGCTGTGTGTCATCAACCCTGGCAACCCCACCG GGCAGGTGCAGACCCGCGAGTGCATCGAGGCTGTGATCCGCTTCGCCTTCGAAGAGCGGCTCTTTCTGCTGGCGGACGAG GTGTACCAGGACAACGTGTACGCCGCGGGCTCCCAGTTCCACTCATTCAAGAAGGTGCTCATGGAGATGGGGCCGCCCTATGCCGGGCAGCAGGAGCTCGCCTCCTTCCACTCCACCTCCAAGGGCTACATGGGCGA GTGCGGGTTCCGCGGCGGCTATGTGGAGGTGGTGAACATGGACGCTGCAGTGCAGCAGCAGATGCTGAAGCTGATGAGTGTGCGGCTGTGCCCGCCGGTGCCAGGCCAGGCCCTGCTGGACCTGGTGGTCAGCCCGCCCGCGCCCACTGACCCCTCCTTCGCGCAGTTCCAGGCT GAGAGGCAGGCAGTGCTGGCGGAACTGGCGGCCAAAGCCAAGCTCACCGAGCAGGTCTTCAACGAGGCTCCCGGCATCAGCTGCAACCCAGTGCAGGGCGCCATGTACTCCTTCCCGCGTGTGCAGCTGCCCCCGGGGGCGGTGGAGCGTGCTCAG GAGCTGGGCCTGGCCCCCgacatgttcttctgcctgcgcCTCCTGGAGGAGACTGGCATCTGCGTAGTGCCTGGGAGCGGCTTTGGGCAGCGGGAAGGCACCTACCACTTCCG GATGACCATTCTGCCCCCCTTGGAGAAACTGCGGCTGCTGCTGGAGAAGCTGAGCAGATTTCATGCCAAATTCACCCTCGAGTACTCCTGA